CGCATCCTACGCGTCTGTCGCATTGCGTAAGGTGGACTTCAAGGCGGCCCAGGCCGTGGAAGAAAATGCGCTTGTCGTGGCCGATGCGTATGCCGACGAGAATGGCCTGTTTGACGTGAAGGTTCCGGCCGATGGCAAGTACCGCCTGACCGTGGTTCACGATGGTGTCGCGTTCTCGAAGATTGTTTCCCGTAGCGACTTCGGCGAAAATGGCGCCGTGAACGATACCGTGAACCTGGTGGCGACAGCCCTGATGGCGGGTGTCGTGGATGTGCCCGAGGGCAGTTCCAACGTGTGGGTTGGCGTGCACGGTACCGACGTGCTCGTGAAGAGCGATTCCAATGGCTGGTTCGCACTCCCGTCGCTCCCGGCGAACGATTCTCTGCGCCTGTATTTCGTGGACGGCGACTACAAGGAATCCCTGGGTGAAGAATCCCTGTACCTGAAACCCCGCGAATCCGTGCTGAAGGACTACCGCGCCCCGAACCCTGACGAGGGGAAAATCGTGGTGCTCCAGAAGAATGGTTCCCCTGCCGCATACGCGACGGTCGCTCTCCGTGCAGCCGACGCGAAGGCCGAGAAGTTTGCAGTCCAGAATGCGATGGTGGATTCCGATGTCCGCACCGATGCGAACGGCAGGTTTACCATGGAATGGCCCGAGAAGGGGGAATACCGCCTGACGGTCGTTTCTGACGGGTTTGCGTTCTCGAAGGTGTTCGATGCGGAAGACCTGCCGGATCTCGATACCATATGGATTTCGGCGACCGCGTCTGTTTCGAGTAAAGTAACGCTCCGCACGGTGGATGAGTTCCTCTGGGTGGGTGTCTACGGGCTCGATGTGCTTGTGAAGACGAACGACGTGGGCGCCTACGTGCTCCCGAGCGTGCCTGCGGGCGATTCGCTCCCGATATACTTCGTGACTGCCGACAGCCTGAACAGCCTCTATGCGGAATGGAACACCGTGGCGGAATCCAACAGCACGCAGTTCCTGAACCCGGTGAAGGTGTTGCAGGATTTCGAGAATGGTGGCGAAGGCTGGTACCTGAATACGGATAGCCTTAAGAAGGGTACCGAAATCAAGCCTGCGAACAGCGTGAAGGAAGGAATCGTGTACGATTCGACCCGCAAGTCGAAGGTGTTCCACGGCACATACAAGCTCGCCAACGACGATTACGCCTGGGCGCTTGTGGGTACCGCGTTTGAGCACAACATGAAGTTCTCCGAAATCGATTCCGTGGTGTTCTATGCGAAGGGCAACGGCAACATAAGGCTTTCGCTCGAGAACTACATCGACCAGAGCAAGAACCTGAAGGCCGCCACCGAATGGATCCCGCTTTCCAAGGACTGGCAGCGCATCAGCGTGAACCCGGCGGAACTCTGCGTGGGTGCCGCGACGACGGAATCTTGCTTCACCTCGTGGAGCGGAGTCAAGAGCTGGGTCAAGCAGTTCCACATCTTCGTGCAGGACGGTTCCGAGTTTTACGTCGATGACGTGATTCTCTACGGCGCACTGTTCTAATACTCAATTGTCATTGCGGGCCTCGTAGAGGCGCGGCAACCGCGAACCTGTATTGTCATCCCCGCGCAGGCGGGGATCTCTTTTTTTATAACCATTTCAAGCCCTTTACCATTGTTTTTATGCCATTTTTAGGCTGTCTTTTAGGAAAAATGTTCCACACTTAGCTCAGAAGAGCCAAAAAGGAGTATATTTAATTAAAGGAGGCCCTATGAAAAAGATAACACTCATTC
This genomic interval from Fibrobacter sp. UWR3 contains the following:
- a CDS encoding carboxypeptidase-like regulatory domain-containing protein, whose protein sequence is MKKLLLLVPVALATWFCSSATDDIAKGPGSETTNGLALVDGKPASYASVALRKVDFKAAQAVEENALVVADAYADENGLFDVKVPADGKYRLTVVHDGVAFSKIVSRSDFGENGAVNDTVNLVATALMAGVVDVPEGSSNVWVGVHGTDVLVKSDSNGWFALPSLPANDSLRLYFVDGDYKESLGEESLYLKPRESVLKDYRAPNPDEGKIVVLQKNGSPAAYATVALRAADAKAEKFAVQNAMVDSDVRTDANGRFTMEWPEKGEYRLTVVSDGFAFSKVFDAEDLPDLDTIWISATASVSSKVTLRTVDEFLWVGVYGLDVLVKTNDVGAYVLPSVPAGDSLPIYFVTADSLNSLYAEWNTVAESNSTQFLNPVKVLQDFENGGEGWYLNTDSLKKGTEIKPANSVKEGIVYDSTRKSKVFHGTYKLANDDYAWALVGTAFEHNMKFSEIDSVVFYAKGNGNIRLSLENYIDQSKNLKAATEWIPLSKDWQRISVNPAELCVGAATTESCFTSWSGVKSWVKQFHIFVQDGSEFYVDDVILYGALF